The following proteins are co-located in the Echinicola sp. 20G genome:
- a CDS encoding ferritin, which yields MKTKEKEIVTLQRSLLHDTEKMLNKQIEMEGKSSAYYLSMASWCDMMGYDNAAKLLYEHAEEERQHMLKLLHYINEAGGHAIQPEITGIKHHFNSLKEIFQLILEHEIQVTKSINIIVDHCFGVKDFATFSFMQWYVTEQREEETLARRALELFDIIGEEGIGLWTIDQELGKLHDSTGDA from the coding sequence ATGAAAACTAAGGAAAAAGAAATAGTAACGCTACAGCGTTCTTTACTTCACGATACAGAAAAAATGCTCAACAAGCAGATTGAAATGGAAGGTAAGTCTTCTGCTTACTACCTTTCAATGGCTTCATGGTGCGATATGATGGGCTATGATAACGCAGCCAAATTATTGTATGAGCACGCAGAGGAAGAAAGACAACATATGTTGAAGCTTTTGCATTATATCAATGAAGCGGGTGGCCATGCTATTCAGCCAGAAATTACTGGGATCAAGCATCACTTCAATTCTTTGAAGGAAATATTCCAATTGATTTTGGAGCATGAAATCCAAGTAACAAAGTCTATCAATATCATTGTGGACCATTGTTTTGGTGTAAAAGATTTTGCTACCTTCAGCTTTATGCAATGGTATGTGACTGAGCAGAGAGAAGAAGAAACTCTAGCAAGAAGAGCGCTCGAGTTATTTGACATTATTGGAGAAGAAGGCATTGGTCTTTGGACCATTGATCAAGAGCTAGGCAAGCTGCACGACAGCACTGGTGATGCTTAA
- the kdsB gene encoding 3-deoxy-manno-octulosonate cytidylyltransferase, which translates to MKIVAMIPARYGATRFPGKLTSDLCGKPVIVRTYLSTVATGLFDKVIVVTDHEQIAEQIKAEGGEVFFSQKVHESGSDRIAEAIENVEADVVVNVQGDEPFQDKESLSDLVKVFGDKEVQVASMMRKIEDDVDVINPNSVKVVVDKKGYALYFSRCPIPFVRDTFQPFYFRHIGVYAYTKEILMQYTSWEKTMLEKAEMLEQLRLLENGVRIKMVETKHEAVAIDTKADLDRAIAFYQRNFS; encoded by the coding sequence ATGAAAATAGTAGCAATGATTCCTGCCAGGTATGGAGCCACAAGGTTTCCTGGCAAACTTACTTCGGACCTTTGTGGAAAGCCTGTAATCGTGAGGACCTATTTGAGTACGGTAGCAACAGGTTTATTTGATAAGGTGATTGTAGTAACTGATCATGAGCAAATAGCTGAGCAGATTAAGGCAGAAGGTGGGGAAGTTTTTTTTAGCCAAAAAGTGCATGAAAGTGGTTCAGATAGGATTGCGGAGGCGATAGAAAACGTGGAAGCCGATGTGGTTGTTAACGTGCAAGGAGACGAACCTTTTCAGGATAAGGAGTCATTAAGTGATTTGGTGAAGGTTTTTGGGGATAAGGAAGTTCAGGTTGCTTCCATGATGCGAAAAATAGAAGATGATGTAGATGTCATAAACCCCAATTCTGTAAAGGTTGTGGTAGATAAGAAAGGCTATGCTCTCTATTTTAGCCGTTGTCCGATTCCATTTGTCAGGGATACGTTTCAGCCTTTTTATTTCAGGCATATTGGGGTGTACGCCTATACCAAAGAGATATTAATGCAGTATACTAGTTGGGAGAAAACGATGCTGGAGAAAGCAGAGATGTTGGAGCAATTGAGGCTTTTAGAGAATGGTGTTCGTATCAAAATGGTAGAAACAAAACATGAAGCTGTTGCTATAGATACCAAGGCAGACCTAGATCGTGCCATAGCTTTTTATCAGAGAAACTTTTCATGA
- a CDS encoding TlpA disulfide reductase family protein produces the protein MTKFKYMVFMSALLLVAACSSEVKQVEFDGEVIISGKLENFPEGNLVLSKYLDNSVEVVDTLEVTNNGKFEYTLSIEGPSFYELDLYGEKQVRLALYEEDVTIDYDFDNEESLVLSGSFDTEQIHKVDELSQEYQEEINNLNSEYYEALSAKDEDAVKAIQKKALELESNHANKVKSTINSMNGSFAALAAVGMLNPRNDFSYIDSLVTELDKKYPENKMIVGLKQQLDEMRALSIGQPAPEISLPNPEGDVVSLSDFKGKYVLIDFWAAWCKPCREENPNVVRLYNEYKDKGFEVLGVSLDRSKDAWVKAIEDDNLTWTHISDLKYFNSEAAATYKINAIPATYMVDPEGKIIAKDLRGPSLENKLKEIFQ, from the coding sequence ATGACAAAGTTTAAATACATGGTATTCATGTCTGCACTGTTGTTAGTAGCGGCATGTTCCAGCGAAGTAAAGCAAGTAGAGTTTGATGGAGAAGTGATTATCAGTGGAAAGTTGGAGAATTTTCCTGAAGGGAACTTGGTCTTGTCAAAGTACTTGGATAATAGTGTTGAAGTTGTAGACACACTAGAAGTAACTAATAATGGGAAGTTTGAATATACCTTGAGCATAGAGGGGCCAAGCTTTTATGAACTTGACCTTTATGGAGAAAAACAAGTGAGACTTGCTTTGTATGAGGAAGATGTAACGATAGACTATGATTTTGACAATGAAGAAAGTTTGGTGCTTTCTGGATCATTTGATACAGAGCAAATCCATAAAGTGGATGAGCTTTCTCAAGAATATCAAGAAGAAATCAACAATTTGAATTCTGAATATTACGAGGCCTTGTCTGCTAAAGATGAGGACGCAGTGAAAGCCATTCAGAAAAAGGCGTTGGAGCTAGAGTCAAACCATGCCAACAAAGTTAAAAGTACCATCAACAGTATGAATGGCAGCTTTGCTGCTTTGGCGGCAGTGGGAATGCTGAACCCTAGAAATGATTTTTCCTATATCGATAGCTTGGTGACCGAGTTGGATAAAAAATATCCTGAAAACAAGATGATCGTAGGATTAAAACAACAATTGGATGAAATGCGCGCTTTGTCCATTGGTCAGCCCGCACCTGAGATCTCACTACCCAATCCAGAAGGGGACGTAGTAAGTCTTTCTGATTTCAAAGGCAAATATGTGCTGATTGATTTTTGGGCGGCTTGGTGTAAACCATGTAGGGAAGAAAACCCAAATGTGGTTCGACTCTACAATGAATACAAGGATAAAGGATTTGAAGTATTGGGCGTATCCCTGGATAGAAGTAAAGATGCTTGGGTAAAAGCCATTGAGGATGATAATCTCACTTGGACCCACATATCTGATTTGAAATATTTTAATTCTGAAGCAGCAGCCACCTATAAAATTAACGCCATTCCAGCTACCTATATGGTTGACCCTGAGGGTAAAATCATTGCAAAGGACTTAAGAGGTCCAAGTTTAGAAAATAAATTGAAAGAAATATTTCAATAA
- a CDS encoding DUF1801 domain-containing protein, translated as MKIEANNPEEYIQNIPKERESGFSKLRQIILDNLPKGFEETMSYGMIGYVVPLSIYPSGYHCDPKLPLPFMSIASQKNFIAFYHSGIYADPEISKWFIEEFPKHSKYKLDMGKSCVRFKKPEHIPFELIGELVKKISVEDWVELYESRVSNK; from the coding sequence ATGAAAATCGAAGCAAACAATCCAGAAGAATATATTCAAAACATTCCAAAAGAAAGGGAATCGGGATTTTCAAAATTGCGACAAATTATATTGGACAACTTACCAAAGGGTTTTGAGGAAACCATGAGTTACGGGATGATTGGTTATGTTGTTCCACTCAGCATTTATCCATCAGGCTACCATTGTGATCCTAAGCTACCTCTACCTTTTATGAGCATCGCCTCTCAAAAAAACTTTATCGCCTTCTATCATAGTGGCATCTATGCAGACCCTGAGATTTCAAAATGGTTCATTGAGGAATTCCCTAAACATTCGAAATACAAATTGGACATGGGAAAAAGCTGTGTAAGATTCAAAAAACCTGAACATATACCTTTTGAACTTATCGGAGAATTGGTTAAAAAAATATCAGTAGAAGATTGGGTAGAACTATATGAAAGTAGGGTTTCCAATAAATGA
- a CDS encoding multidrug efflux SMR transporter → MAWLILILAGLFEVAFTTCLKLSNNFTNLKWSILFFISISLSFYLLNQAIKTIPMGTAYAVWTGIGAAGTVILGIFLFHEPSNWPRIFFLMLLIGSIVGLKAVA, encoded by the coding sequence ATGGCTTGGCTAATATTAATTCTAGCGGGACTCTTTGAAGTAGCTTTCACTACTTGTCTTAAATTGTCCAATAACTTCACCAACCTCAAATGGTCTATTCTATTCTTTATCAGTATTAGCTTAAGTTTCTACTTGCTAAACCAAGCGATAAAGACAATCCCCATGGGCACTGCTTATGCTGTATGGACAGGAATTGGTGCAGCTGGTACGGTAATCCTTGGAATATTCCTCTTCCATGAACCATCCAACTGGCCAAGAATCTTCTTCCTTATGCTTTTAATTGGTTCAATTGTTGGATTAAAAGCTGTCGCCTAA
- a CDS encoding Crp/Fnr family transcriptional regulator produces MRAEEILLGNFGLSQDSTQQLLAKGTVITIGKNKTFIHEGKIAKHSYLILSGCAKAHLNHDGKDINFWFGFEMDFLFSFNSKIYGQPGYENISTLEECKLWRVSNEDLNELNHNNLEISNWSRKITEMELVKTEKRLIDLQTKPAVVRYEELIQNHPGITNRISLGNIASYLGISQVSLSRIRSQQ; encoded by the coding sequence TTGAGAGCGGAAGAAATTTTGCTTGGGAATTTTGGGCTCTCCCAAGATTCAACCCAGCAATTATTAGCCAAAGGAACGGTTATAACAATTGGTAAAAACAAAACCTTTATCCATGAAGGTAAAATAGCAAAACACAGCTACTTAATCCTTAGTGGTTGTGCAAAAGCCCACCTCAATCATGACGGAAAAGACATTAACTTTTGGTTTGGGTTCGAAATGGACTTTTTGTTCTCCTTCAACAGTAAAATATATGGACAGCCTGGATATGAAAATATAAGCACCTTGGAAGAATGTAAGCTGTGGAGAGTATCTAATGAGGACCTGAATGAACTCAACCATAATAATTTAGAAATCTCCAACTGGTCAAGAAAGATAACCGAGATGGAATTGGTCAAAACTGAAAAAAGATTAATTGACCTTCAGACAAAACCTGCTGTCGTTAGATACGAAGAATTAATTCAAAATCATCCGGGAATAACGAATAGAATCTCACTGGGTAACATCGCCTCCTATTTAGGCATCAGTCAAGTTTCCCTCAGCAGAATCAGAAGTCAACAATAA
- a CDS encoding DEAD/DEAH box helicase — translation MENEILFSDLGISAEILQAVEDMGYTQPSPIQSQSIPLMLEGRDVIGQAQTGTGKTASFGIPIVDMVDPSSNKPQALILCPTRELAVQVEGEIFKLAKHKKGVFSTAIYGGESIDRQIRTLKKGVQIIVGTPGRVMDHMKRGNLKLETVRTIVLDEADEMLDMGFRDDIETVLNQMPEDRQTIFFSATMAKPIMDLTKKYQTEPEIVKIVKKELTVENISQVYYEVKPSLKMELITRLINVHQFNLGVVFCNTKRVTDEVTEGLIARGITAEALHGDLSQAQRDKVMNKFRKGHCSVLVATDVAARGIDVDNVEVVFNYDLPLDEEYYVHRIGRTGRAGRSGMAISFITGRKDIFRLKDLERYIKTSLTKMTPPSVSEMIDQKKDQLVKDVTTSISKEEDNQVFESALGQLLAEGLTMDEIALGLVKLQMGNSIEELAEMNFDLNLGRERGERGERGGRGRDRFDKGGRKGGRDRFERGGERGGRRGAREKGSRDANMSRLFLNLGKKDRIRPNDIVGAIAGETGIPGRQIGGIDIFDNFSFVDVPSKDAAHVINVMKSNTIKGKPVNMELSKG, via the coding sequence ATGGAAAACGAAATCTTATTTTCGGACCTGGGAATTTCAGCAGAAATTCTTCAGGCAGTGGAAGATATGGGCTATACCCAACCTTCCCCAATTCAATCACAATCTATCCCTTTGATGCTTGAAGGCCGCGATGTAATCGGTCAGGCGCAAACTGGAACGGGTAAAACTGCTTCATTTGGTATTCCAATTGTTGATATGGTTGACCCAAGCAGCAACAAGCCTCAGGCCTTGATTCTTTGTCCAACAAGGGAATTGGCGGTTCAAGTAGAAGGCGAAATCTTCAAATTGGCCAAGCACAAAAAGGGGGTATTCAGCACTGCTATTTACGGTGGTGAATCTATCGATCGTCAGATCAGAACCCTTAAGAAAGGTGTACAAATCATCGTTGGAACTCCAGGTCGTGTAATGGACCACATGAAACGTGGCAACCTTAAACTGGAAACAGTTAGGACCATCGTTTTGGATGAAGCAGATGAAATGCTAGACATGGGCTTCAGGGATGATATCGAAACGGTATTGAACCAAATGCCTGAAGATCGTCAAACCATCTTCTTCTCTGCTACTATGGCCAAGCCAATCATGGACTTGACTAAAAAGTACCAAACAGAGCCTGAGATCGTTAAGATTGTCAAAAAGGAACTTACTGTAGAAAACATATCTCAAGTATATTACGAAGTAAAGCCAAGCCTTAAAATGGAATTGATCACCCGATTGATCAATGTTCATCAGTTTAATTTAGGAGTGGTCTTTTGTAACACCAAAAGAGTAACAGACGAAGTTACCGAAGGTTTGATAGCTAGAGGTATTACTGCAGAAGCTTTGCACGGAGACCTTTCTCAAGCGCAAAGAGACAAAGTAATGAACAAGTTCCGAAAAGGACATTGTTCTGTACTAGTAGCTACAGACGTAGCTGCAAGAGGTATTGATGTGGACAATGTTGAGGTTGTGTTTAACTATGACCTACCATTGGACGAAGAATACTATGTACACAGAATCGGTAGAACAGGTAGAGCCGGACGTTCTGGAATGGCCATCTCTTTTATCACTGGAAGAAAAGACATTTTCAGGTTAAAAGACCTTGAAAGATATATCAAAACCAGCTTAACCAAAATGACTCCTCCTTCTGTATCAGAAATGATCGATCAGAAAAAGGATCAATTGGTAAAGGATGTCACTACTTCTATTTCAAAAGAAGAAGACAACCAAGTATTTGAATCTGCTCTAGGTCAACTTCTTGCTGAAGGGTTGACTATGGACGAAATCGCTTTAGGTTTGGTTAAACTTCAAATGGGTAATTCTATTGAAGAGTTGGCTGAAATGAACTTTGATCTAAACCTTGGAAGAGAACGTGGCGAAAGAGGTGAACGAGGCGGAAGAGGTAGAGATCGTTTTGACAAAGGTGGTAGAAAAGGCGGTAGAGACAGATTCGAGCGTGGCGGCGAAAGAGGCGGAAGAAGAGGTGCTAGAGAAAAAGGAAGCAGAGATGCCAATATGTCTAGACTTTTCTTGAACCTTGGTAAAAAAGACAGAATCAGACCAAATGATATTGTAGGTGCTATTGCTGGAGAAACTGGAATTCCAGGCCGTCAAATTGGTGGTATCGACATCTTTGACAACTTCTCATTTGTAGATGTACCTTCAAAAGATGCGGCTCATGTCATCAATGTAATGAAGAGCAACACCATAAAAGGTAAGCCTGTTAACATGGAACTTTCTAAAGGTTAA
- a CDS encoding leucine-rich repeat domain-containing protein produces the protein MTKNRFYTVLLFFLLVPFVSFAQDMGGYSKQEIKDFSQKVEDQIQFLEYFLNTVGSEQTPARDKDVIITESYKKIFRDGKVQVEDDLVLDRQVITNKDVPAYLKDVEFFFKDASFKFKVRDVKPFLRDNGELSFVVSMDRTLNATGLDNEEIENTKPRFVEVNLDRQSNELKIASIYTTKLSRDKELTEWWGTLSLEWETYFREEFDMMDDSITVEHLNKISTLDSLDLSGNSLIQDLSPLEALRDLKYVDISNTMIRELGPISNVTFLSYLDVSNTPTSDIQFIKYSENLTFLDISNTLIENIDELSSLSNLKVLKAINTPLMSFAALNSFEALEELNLERSGLNNVESINQLKELKKLDIKGNYLINFNFLSELDKLEEIDLSQTNISDLAPLEKLENLKVVKINQTDVNSLGPLDGKKSLQTVYADRTNISENLADDFARKNRTVLLIHNVENLQTWWDTLPDGWESVLRKEIAFAGGNNTPSVEEISRIVSVDSLDLSGSEIINLRPVLKFKKLISLKLDDTKIHDLSPLRELKTLKRISGNRSAVTNVEDLAGLKSLQSVSLDHSLIASIEPLKSLKDLEFLNVDGTEVPQWQVQDLLQVVPDVNVIFRTDELKGWWNSLDGVWKTIFVEEFNLSTSPNKRELHRLTSSRSISIEKKSIQNLRPLVDFINLQTLEIYDAPLNDISDLTKFEMLRNLKITQAPVVGLEPLAGLKTLETLNLSNTGVEDLRPLEGLKGLKTLILSGTGIKRLKGLEELYDLEELDIASTNVRSINDIKDLTNLKRLICFNTRINSRQIDSFRESNPECDVRFY, from the coding sequence ATGACCAAGAATAGATTTTATACAGTCCTTTTGTTTTTTCTGTTGGTTCCGTTTGTTTCCTTCGCTCAGGATATGGGCGGGTATTCAAAGCAGGAGATCAAGGATTTTTCTCAAAAGGTTGAAGATCAAATCCAGTTTTTGGAGTACTTTCTCAACACGGTAGGCAGTGAGCAAACACCTGCGCGTGATAAAGATGTTATCATAACTGAAAGTTATAAAAAGATTTTCAGGGACGGTAAAGTACAAGTAGAAGACGATTTGGTTTTGGATCGTCAGGTGATAACCAATAAGGATGTTCCTGCTTATCTTAAGGATGTGGAGTTTTTCTTTAAAGATGCCAGCTTTAAGTTTAAAGTAAGGGATGTAAAACCATTCTTGAGAGATAATGGCGAGTTGTCTTTTGTAGTGTCCATGGATCGCACACTTAATGCTACTGGTTTGGATAACGAAGAGATCGAAAACACCAAACCACGATTTGTAGAAGTCAATTTGGACAGGCAATCAAATGAACTGAAGATAGCGAGTATCTACACTACCAAGTTGAGCAGGGATAAGGAGTTGACAGAATGGTGGGGAACTCTTTCATTGGAATGGGAGACTTATTTCAGGGAAGAGTTTGATATGATGGATGATTCCATTACCGTTGAGCATTTGAACAAAATCAGTACTTTGGATAGCTTGGACTTGTCAGGTAATAGCTTGATTCAAGACCTTAGTCCTTTGGAGGCCTTGAGAGACTTAAAATATGTAGATATCAGTAACACCATGATCAGGGAGCTTGGGCCTATCAGTAATGTTACTTTCTTGAGTTACCTGGACGTGTCCAATACCCCGACATCTGATATTCAGTTTATCAAGTATTCAGAAAATTTAACCTTTCTGGACATATCCAATACGCTTATTGAAAATATAGATGAGCTGAGTTCTTTGAGTAATTTGAAAGTTTTGAAGGCCATTAATACTCCTTTGATGAGTTTTGCAGCCTTGAATTCTTTTGAGGCTTTGGAGGAGCTGAATCTGGAAAGAAGCGGTTTGAACAATGTTGAGAGCATTAATCAGTTGAAGGAGCTTAAGAAGCTGGATATTAAAGGCAATTACCTTATTAATTTCAATTTTCTGTCTGAGCTCGATAAATTGGAAGAGATTGACCTAAGCCAAACCAATATCAGTGATTTAGCACCCTTGGAAAAGTTGGAAAACTTAAAAGTGGTTAAGATCAATCAAACTGATGTAAACAGTCTCGGTCCGTTAGATGGTAAGAAAAGTTTGCAGACAGTTTATGCTGACCGAACCAATATATCCGAGAATCTTGCCGATGATTTTGCCAGGAAAAACAGGACAGTGCTGTTGATCCACAATGTTGAAAACCTTCAGACATGGTGGGACACTTTGCCTGATGGTTGGGAGTCAGTCCTTAGAAAGGAAATTGCTTTTGCAGGTGGAAATAATACTCCTTCAGTTGAGGAGATATCAAGGATTGTAAGTGTGGATTCATTGGACCTTTCAGGGAGTGAGATTATTAATTTGAGACCAGTTCTAAAATTTAAAAAGCTGATATCTCTCAAATTGGATGACACGAAAATACATGACCTAAGCCCATTAAGGGAATTAAAAACCTTAAAAAGGATTTCAGGAAATCGAAGTGCAGTGACAAATGTGGAGGATTTAGCAGGGTTGAAATCATTACAATCAGTTTCTCTGGACCATTCTTTGATAGCGAGTATTGAGCCTTTAAAGTCACTTAAGGATTTGGAGTTTTTAAATGTAGACGGAACAGAAGTTCCCCAATGGCAAGTTCAGGATCTATTGCAGGTGGTGCCAGATGTCAATGTTATCTTTAGAACTGATGAGCTTAAAGGTTGGTGGAATAGTTTGGATGGAGTTTGGAAAACTATTTTCGTTGAAGAATTTAACCTTTCCACTTCCCCAAATAAGAGAGAGTTACATCGATTGACTTCATCAAGAAGCATATCTATTGAAAAGAAAAGCATACAAAACCTTAGACCTCTGGTAGATTTCATCAATTTACAGACCTTGGAGATTTATGATGCTCCATTGAACGATATCAGTGATTTGACAAAATTTGAGATGCTAAGAAACCTTAAAATTACACAGGCACCTGTGGTAGGGTTAGAGCCTTTAGCCGGACTTAAAACTTTGGAAACATTAAATCTATCAAATACTGGTGTAGAAGATTTGAGACCGTTGGAAGGTTTAAAGGGCTTGAAGACGCTTATACTTTCAGGAACTGGAATTAAACGATTAAAAGGGTTAGAAGAGCTTTATGATTTGGAGGAGTTGGATATAGCCAGTACCAATGTCAGAAGCATCAATGATATCAAAGATCTCACCAATTTAAAACGATTGATCTGTTTTAATACGAGGATCAATAGTCGACAAATAGACAGCTTTAGGGAGTCAAACCCGGAATGTGATGTGAGGTTCTATTAA
- a CDS encoding formylglycine-generating enzyme family protein, protein MVWIPGGDFSMGTNEDEAYPAEKPAVKRHVDGFWMDETEVTNKEFKAFVDATGYVTIAERKPDWEEMKKQLPPDTPKPDESLLQAGSMVFFPPSQPVDTRDISQWWKWVDGANWRHPEGPESNLEGRWDHPVVQVSFDDAVAYAEWAGKRLPTEAEWEFAAKSGFQNKRYAWGEELRPNGKFMANTFQGRFPNANRGEDGFMGTAPVKSFPANAYGLYDIIGNVWEMTDDWFDAIKFQRLSGSAPVLDSNMNQCYNPTNPYAQERVIKGGSFLCSDNYCVNYRPSARQGHAYDSGTSNVGFRCVKDIPNKALGMK, encoded by the coding sequence ATGGTTTGGATACCCGGAGGAGATTTTTCCATGGGAACCAATGAGGATGAAGCTTATCCTGCCGAAAAGCCTGCGGTAAAAAGACATGTAGACGGTTTCTGGATGGACGAGACCGAAGTAACTAACAAAGAATTCAAAGCCTTTGTAGACGCAACGGGTTATGTAACCATAGCTGAAAGAAAACCTGATTGGGAAGAAATGAAAAAACAGCTACCTCCAGATACTCCTAAGCCAGACGAATCCCTTTTACAAGCTGGATCGATGGTATTCTTCCCTCCCTCCCAACCTGTTGACACTCGGGATATTTCACAATGGTGGAAATGGGTTGATGGAGCTAACTGGAGACATCCTGAGGGACCTGAATCAAACCTTGAGGGAAGATGGGATCATCCTGTTGTGCAAGTTTCCTTTGATGATGCAGTAGCCTATGCGGAGTGGGCTGGCAAACGGCTTCCTACGGAAGCAGAATGGGAATTTGCAGCTAAAAGTGGCTTTCAAAACAAAAGATATGCTTGGGGCGAAGAACTAAGACCGAATGGAAAATTCATGGCCAATACCTTCCAGGGAAGATTCCCCAACGCAAATAGAGGTGAAGATGGCTTTATGGGAACAGCGCCTGTAAAGAGCTTTCCAGCCAATGCTTACGGCCTTTATGATATTATAGGAAACGTATGGGAAATGACTGATGATTGGTTTGATGCGATCAAATTTCAAAGACTATCCGGTAGCGCCCCTGTATTGGATTCCAATATGAACCAATGTTACAACCCTACTAATCCTTATGCTCAAGAACGTGTAATCAAGGGTGGTTCTTTTCTTTGCTCAGACAACTACTGTGTAAACTACCGCCCTAGTGCCAGACAAGGACATGCTTATGATAGTGGTACTTCCAATGTAGGTTTTAGATGTGTTAAAGATATTCCCAATAAAGCTTTGGGCATGAAATAA
- a CDS encoding nucleoid-structuring protein H-NS produces the protein MKKRSLKSPLSRLLTLALFGLLAMGACKSKKKVVEAAPEPAPVEEPAPAPAPAPAPTAEEVAVGKLENYFSVIANASSVQSANSSIQEALSMFSNQNTPVLIVIHEENGIKDYDQPTTIVDYLNYLKDTKKNLNFISDVRLDGSGKVTELELRRR, from the coding sequence ATGAAAAAAAGAAGTCTAAAATCACCACTAAGCAGGCTACTGACTTTGGCACTATTTGGCTTATTGGCCATGGGCGCTTGTAAGAGTAAAAAGAAAGTAGTAGAAGCTGCTCCAGAACCAGCCCCTGTAGAAGAGCCAGCCCCGGCTCCAGCGCCCGCTCCAGCTCCAACTGCTGAGGAAGTAGCTGTAGGAAAACTTGAAAATTATTTTTCAGTAATCGCTAATGCAAGTAGCGTACAAAGTGCCAACAGCTCAATCCAAGAAGCTTTGAGTATGTTCTCAAATCAGAACACCCCTGTTTTGATAGTTATTCATGAGGAAAACGGTATCAAGGATTACGATCAGCCAACCACTATTGTTGACTATTTGAATTACTTGAAGGATACCAAGAAGAATTTGAACTTCATCAGTGACGTAAGATTGGATGGTAGCGGAAAAGTTACTGAATTGGAGCTTCGTCGTAGATAA
- a CDS encoding 16S rRNA (uracil(1498)-N(3))-methyltransferase has product MQLFFQKNIKGDKITLAQDESKHLSKVLRKSVGDEIHITNGDGELFTCIIESISLKSTVLNIIKQEKHPEDNFHIHLAIAPTKNNDRIEWMLEKITEIGFHELTFIKTQNSERAFLKPDRLEKKMIAACKQSLKTRVPTINPIITFQELIDKNKTTQSQKFIAYVDQNNQKHLYDLADCKQSYLVLIGPEGDFSEEEINTAFDNGFKACSLGSSRLRTETAGLAAVHTLRLKNYPS; this is encoded by the coding sequence ATGCAGTTATTTTTCCAGAAAAATATAAAAGGAGACAAAATCACTTTAGCCCAGGATGAATCAAAACACTTGAGCAAAGTACTTAGAAAATCTGTTGGGGATGAAATCCATATCACCAATGGAGATGGGGAACTTTTTACTTGCATAATAGAAAGTATCTCTCTCAAATCCACTGTATTGAACATTATCAAGCAGGAAAAACACCCTGAGGACAATTTCCACATTCATTTGGCTATTGCTCCTACCAAAAACAATGACCGGATTGAATGGATGTTGGAGAAGATCACGGAAATTGGATTTCATGAACTGACTTTCATAAAAACTCAAAACTCGGAAAGGGCATTTCTCAAACCAGACCGCTTGGAGAAAAAAATGATTGCAGCCTGCAAACAAAGCCTCAAGACAAGAGTTCCAACAATCAACCCAATTATTACTTTCCAAGAATTAATAGATAAAAATAAAACTACTCAAAGTCAAAAATTCATTGCCTATGTTGATCAAAACAACCAAAAGCATCTTTATGATTTGGCCGACTGTAAGCAATCCTATTTAGTTCTAATTGGACCTGAAGGAGATTTTTCAGAAGAAGAAATCAATACGGCATTTGATAATGGTTTTAAGGCATGCAGCCTTGGTAGCTCACGTTTGAGGACCGAAACAGCAGGATTGGCCGCTGTGCATACCTTGAGACTGAAAAACTACCCATCTTGA